In Mongoliitalea daihaiensis, one DNA window encodes the following:
- a CDS encoding Crp/Fnr family transcriptional regulator, which translates to MFTFRSHSDDTFFGALIAMDKIKLRTYFSSILQKEGECVQVLPLNPLTCEGLAWVESGLAKIYGTNEKGLKVNTDLIFEQEFVWLTAENYQSNDLFFLECMKNSKLRFLPINKLDTSEREAIPSLMLEFYQDRLRRIHQQKVKNFDLELQERVFFLLFDFSLLYGKESYSHVSIPNFFTHDDLASILKNCRQNITACLNDLKKKGIISYTRKEITISKDHHEQAMRKYYKAVS; encoded by the coding sequence TTGTTTACATTTCGATCACATTCGGATGATACTTTTTTCGGAGCTTTGATAGCGATGGACAAGATAAAGCTTCGAACATATTTTAGCAGTATTTTACAAAAGGAAGGGGAATGTGTACAAGTACTTCCTCTCAATCCCCTTACTTGTGAAGGGCTTGCTTGGGTAGAGTCTGGCTTGGCAAAAATCTATGGTACCAATGAAAAAGGCCTGAAAGTAAATACAGACTTGATTTTTGAACAGGAGTTCGTTTGGCTAACTGCTGAAAATTACCAATCGAATGATCTTTTCTTTTTGGAATGCATGAAAAATTCCAAACTTCGGTTCCTACCCATCAACAAACTTGATACCTCTGAGAGGGAGGCAATTCCTTCATTAATGCTTGAATTCTATCAGGATCGACTTCGGAGAATCCATCAGCAAAAGGTGAAAAATTTTGATTTGGAACTCCAAGAGCGGGTGTTTTTCTTATTGTTTGATTTTAGTTTACTCTATGGAAAAGAATCCTATTCCCATGTAAGCATTCCAAATTTCTTCACCCATGATGATTTAGCCAGTATCCTTAAAAACTGCCGTCAAAACATCACTGCCTGTTTGAATGACCTGAAGAAAAAAGGTATTATCAGCTATACCAGAAAAGAAATCACCATTTCTAAAGATCATCACGAACAAGCGATGAGAAAATATTACAAAGCTGTATCCTGA